CGAAAGCACAATGGCGTGGGCAGGCGGATCTATGTAAAGCCCGACTACATCGCGCAGCTTGGCGACGAACTTGGGATCGGTGGAGAGCTTGAACTACTGCATCCGATGCGGCTAGAGTTCGTGCGCCCACCAGATGTGCTGGACCGAGCTGACGCGGATCCCCGACGCTTCGGCCATCATCGCACCGGTTCAGTGGGTCGCTTCGACCGGCGGATGCCCGAGACAGCTGTGTGTTGTCAAGCAACAGTCCGGCGAAGCCTTCCTCTATGAAGCGTTCCTGCCAGCGCCAGACGCAGGTCTTGGACTCTCCGGTCCGACGCATTGTCTCATTGGTGCCCACTCCCTTAGCGGTCAACAGGACAATCTCGGCCCGCCAGGCGTGCTTCCGGGCCACTTTGCGGTCCGCATCAAGGCTTGCAGCTGGCGTCGGTCGGCTAGCGAGAAGGTGACAGAAATCTAGTCAGCATCCGTCAAATTCGCACATGCCAAAGCCAACTGGAATTCCCACAGAGGTATAATCGTTCGGTTTTATCCACAAGTTCGTGAAAGCAATTGCCGACTAAGTTGGTACGTTTTGGAGCGTTATCGGAGTTTTGCATGGCTTTAGGAGTCTCGAGAGGCGCTAAATGGACTTTCCGCAGCCCAAGAGAGCGGCTTTTTTGTTGATGCAATGAAATCAATGACTTAGGTGATGGTAGATTTGCAGCTCTGGAAATCGCGACGGCCCCTCAAAAGGGTCTTGTGAAGTGCACTCGATCCGGCGGCTGCGGCGTATCGCAAAGACGCCGAACGATGCCGCAATCCACCGCAGCGCCACGGCACCTCACGCGGTCCCTGGCGCAGTCCCTTATAGGTACCTTCAGCATGGGGTGCGGTTCGAAATTAAGCTGGTGGCTCGGACGCCCAGGGCCAATTTCGCCAGCCGGTTATTTTGCAAACGACAGGCGCCGGCCAAAAACGTCAACGACCCAGTTCGCGAAAACCCGGGTGACAAATTGGAGCGAGGTGGCCGGCCTAAGGCTGGCTCTCCGTCCTGTGCCGGCGCTCGGCTCCGGCTTTCCACCACGAGATATAAAGGCGGCCGAACTTGAACACAGGTATCTTCCGGTCCCGTTCGAGCGTGCGCAGATGCTGTTCGGTTCTTAGTTTCAGTTTGCCATTTGGCAGTTGGATAGAAAAACGCATTGTCACAAAATCCCATACCCTGAATTCAGTGTAGCAGATTGAGTCATTGTTGTCGATTCAGGGGTGCTATCCGGAAATCAACTTCGCTAGAATTGGCAAGTTGGGACCGATTGGAAACGTGGCTATCGCTTTCATAATGAAACCGGAAATCCAGTACAGGAAGTTCTTTTGCAACGGGAATTACAGCGCGTTTTGAACACCATTCCGTATCCGAAACATCGCGTTCATTCACTGTTTCTCATGCCGCCAATCTCGTTTCTCAGGCCAGGGGATGAGAGCTGACCGGGTCGAGCGAAATGAGGCAGGGCGTCATCAGGACGGTGTTGATCGTCTTGTTCTGGGCGGAATTGGTGCTTGTGCTTTATGGCGTCACCATTGGTATCGAATTGCAGCGGGAGATCCTCAGCATCACGAATATCAACAGCGGCTGGCTTCATGTTGTGGCCTTTCTGGTAATGGCGCTGACCGCGTTCCTTATTTGGGATCGGACGTTTCTGATCGTGGCAGCGCTTGTGCTGCTCGCCGTTCTCATAGAGGCGGCACAACTGGTCATTCACGGCCGCACGGCATCCGTTCTGGATGGCGTGGCGTCGTCGGCGGGTATCGTCTTCGGCTCGGTCTACTGGCTCCTCTATCGGCGCTTATGGCCGAGCGCGGGTGACCCGAATGTGTATGGCGATGGCGGTGGTCAAACCCCCGCGATTACCAGTCCACGGGACACCGAGTGAAAGACTTTGGCAGATGGCGTGTCATGCGTGTGACCTACGCGTGCTGGGATCTTCTTTTATTCCCCGCGAAATGAAGCTTTTGCAGAAAAGTTGGGAACGATGAATTCCGAAGCCGCAATCAAAACCCACGTAAAATCTCCGAGCACCAAGGCGCGGACAAAGCCGGCGCCTTATTGGTTGAGCCAGCTGTTACGTCTGAGGTTCCAGTTGATCGGGCTTTTGACCGTGGCGGCGCTCCTGCCTGCGTTTGTCAGGGGAGGCTACACGTTTGCCGGAATGGCAGCTGGAAACAATCTGCAAACTTTGACTGGCGTAGCGGCGGCGTCCGTGCTCGGTTGGTTTCTGCACAGACGTCTCAGCGATTTTCCGGGCACGCTTTCCACAAGCTATATTGGCTCGGCTTTCGCTGGGTCTTTTGGCGTTACCGTACTGATCTATTTTCTGTTCCGGATCGACTATAGCCGCTCGATCTTCGTCGTCGGATTTGCGGTAAGCATTGTCTGGATGTATCTGGTCTGCATCCTTGAGAACAGGTACAAGAGATTCAAGCTTGGATTCATCCCCCTTGGCGCAACCGGCAATCTGGATGACCTTGACGGCGTGGTATGGCACCGAATTGAAAATCCGGCTGGAGCGCTCGACGGTCTGGACGGCATCGTGGTCGATCTCAGGGCAGACCTCGATGATGTGTGGGAGAGGTTCATTGCGGATGCCGCTCTACACGGAGTTCCGGTCCACCATGTCAAACAGATACGCGAATCCCTGACGGGCCGACTGGAAATCGAGCATCTGTCGGAAAACACTCTCGGTTCGCTGAACCCCAACCAGGTCTATCTGAAGGTGAAGCACGCTGCGGATTGGATTGCTTCCGCATTGGTACTGGTAGTGATTTGGCCGTTGCTGCTAATTGTCGCGGTTGCGATCCGTATCGACTCCCCAGGTCCGGCACTGTTTATTCAGGAAAGGCGTGGATATCGCGGCATAAACATCAAGGTGATTAAGTTCAGGACTATGCGCGTCGGTGAGATCGATCCTACCGACCGTGAGTCCGCCAAGACGGTCGTGGCCGATCCGCGCGTCACACGAATTGGCCGCTTTCTGCGCGTTGCACGCATCGACGAACTTCCACAACTGTTCAACATATTGCGTGGTGAGATGAGCCTTATTGGCCCGCGGCCCGAAGCTCTGCCGCTTTCGCAGTGGTATGAATCGGAGCTACCCTTCTATCGCTACCGCCATATCGTCAGACCCGGAATCAGCGGTTGGGCGCAGGTCAACCAAGGCCATGTCACGGAAGTCGACGAGGTTCTGGACAAGCTTCACTATGATTTTTACTATATAAAGAATTTCTCGCTTTGGCTCGATCTGCTCATTATACTGAAGACCGTGCGGACCGTGATTGGCGGTATTGGTGCCCGCTGAGACCATGTAGTTGCCCCATCCTATTCGTCATGGCGACTGGGACGAGCAAAATTACTGTGGACGTGATCGCGCCCGCCTATTGGGGTTCAACTGGCCATCACCGAAAGTAGCCGCCGGTCCTATACCAGCGCCAGGCATCAGCAATCATTTGTTGGAGTGTCGAGCGCTCGGGCGTCCAGCCCAGCTCCTCAGCCGCCCGCCGGCTGCCAGACACCAAAGCGGCGGCGTCGCCCGCGCGTCGCGGGCCGTAGTTATGAGGGACGTCATGTCCTGTTGCGGCTTTGCCCTCGGCGATGACCTCTTTGACAGAGAAGCCGGTGCCTGTTCCCAAGTTGAACGCCCGGCTGCCTTTGCCCTCTTGCAGCCATTCCAGACCTTTGATGTGGGCATCGACCAGATCCATCACATGCACATAGTCGCGCACGCATGTTCCATCCGGCGTGGGATAATCCGTGCCGTGGATGGTCAATGCCTCACGCGCACCAGCGGCGACCTCGATCATCACTGGGATCAGATGGGTTTCTGGCTGGTGGCATTCGCCGATTTCTGCGTCAACGTCCGCGCCGGCAACGTTGAAGTACCGAAACACCACCGTTCTCAGCGCATGGCTCACGCCAAAGTCGCGCAGGATTTCCTCCACAGCCCGCTTTGACGCCCCGTAGGCACTGAGTGGCATCTGCGCGCTCTGCTCATCCAGCACAACGCCGTCTTGGTCGCCATAGATCGCGCAAGTCGACGAAAACACCATTTGTTTGCAGCCGGACTCTACCATTGCCTCAACTAGGTTGAGCGATCCAAGCACGTTGTTGCGCCAGTAGCGCCCCGGCTCTCTCGTTGACTCGCCCACCTGGCTCAGCGCTGCGAAATGCATCACAGCAACGGGTTCATACTCTGCGAAGGCAGCGTCCAGTGTGCCACGATCCAATAGATCGCCCCGAATGAATGGACCGAATTTCACCGCACTGGTCCAGCCCGTCACAAGATTGTCGAAGCTCACCGGAACGTAGCCTTTCTGCAACAGAAGTTTGCAAGCATGTGAACCGATGTAGCCCGCACCGCCAGTGACCAAAACATGCTTCATGCATACCGCCCCTTCAAATGATAGACTAATACCTGCGGCTTGTTTCATATCGACCGCATTTAGTCCGCTCCTCCCGCAACGCGGGTCTGGCCGCCCCTGATTTCCACGAAGACCAAGACACCCCGGTCCAGCGCCATCTTATCCACGTCCGCCTCGAAAGTCGCAAACGGCCCCTTTGTCTGCATCACCTGATCGCCAGATATAAGAAGCTTCCGAGGCAAAGAGGCACTGCCGCCTGCTTCCTTGCCGAATTTCACCAGCCGCGCAATCTCTTTTGGTCGATTTTGACGTTACGCCCAAGGCCTCTCGCCACATCAAAGGCCACGAAAATGTAGTCCGGAAAAAGCGGGCGCATGGCGGTGACAACTTGAGGCTGCCCTGGCATGCTTCCCCATCGGCATAAAAGTCGTGAAGCCCTTCCGCCTGAGGTTCCGGTCGGCGATAGGGGTGCAGTTCGGCTTTGGCTGGCTGAGCCAGGAACTATCTTCTCTCGTGATCGTGGAATGCTATTTTGAACCTCTGAACAGCCTCGCGTGCCTCACATCGCTCAAGTCGAACGGATGCGAGCGAGGTTCCTCAAGAAGGCAAGTGACCTGCATCCGGATTTCCGGACCGTTCTGAGCTGGAATTTTCCACTTATGATCCCGGTATCGGGAGAAGGAGGATTCCGTGAAGAGGTCGAAGTTTACGGAGGCGCAGATCCCTTTCATTCTGCGCCAGGCTGAGGAAGGCACGGCGGTCGCTGAGGTGTGTCGCAAGCCGGGCATTTCGGACGCCAATCTATTACTGGAAGAAGCGCCACGGCGGCCTGACGCCGTCCGAGGTCAAGCGGATGCGCCAGTTGGAAGACGAGAACAACCGGCTGAAGAAGATCGTCGCCGACCTGACGCTGGGCGACGCCATGTTGCAGGAATGTCGTGTGCCGAAATGTATGGTCCGCTTCGTCCTTGCAAGGCTTTTGGGGGTCTCGTGGGGAGCACAGGACGCTGCGTCGCCTGGGCGGCGTCGATCGCGCACAGGAACGACATCGGCGGCAAGACGCCGGGTTCGATGGAGGTCGACGTCTCGGAGATCTTCCAGGAGGGGCTCAGGCTGTCGGCCGTGCCCCTGATGCAGGACGGCAGGCCGATCGGCGCGGTGTTCGATATCTGCTTAAATGTATCCGGCCTCTCGCGAGTGGGCTGCTATTGCAGCCACGCCAAGATGAGATTCGCGCGCACAGTTCCTGTATAACTTGATCGTGCCTGAGCACGCTTTCGGCAGGAAAGCTTACAGTGCGCCGATCAACTGTTTCGTCATCGGCTCCTCGAACCTCTCAGTCTGTCGACCGAGAACTCACGCTGTCGCGGGGTCACGACGTTCGTAGATCGCTCCCGGCCGATTGATGATTACCCACGCGCGCGAGCGACCTTGGCCGCCGGCGCGACGGCGACCTTGTTGACGTGCATTCGCTTCTGCAATCCGTCGATCCAAGCACCAAGGCGGTCTCGGCTTCGATCGAGGTGCATGACACATGATAGAGCACCGTGGATCAGCAGGCGCCGAAGATAGTGATTGCCACGTCGACTGATACCCAGAAGGGTGGGCTTCCCACCGGTCGAATGCTGGCGCGGAACGAGCCCCAGCCATGCAGCCATGTCGCGGGCCGATCGGAACTGCCGACCATCTCCGGCTGAGGCAAGAATCGACGTAGCCACAAGCGGCCCGACGCCCGGTACTGTCATCAAACGGCGGGATCGTTCGTCCTGGGCTGCAGTGGCTTCGATCTCCCGGGTCACAGAAGCGATACGCTCTTCGAGGCGACGTAAGTCGTCGAGCAGATCTGCCAGGAGCCGTCGCATCATCGGCGTCAGATCGTTCTCCTCGTTGCTCAGCACGCGCGGTATGTCAGCCTTGAACTTGCCGATGCCCTGGTGGATCGCGACGCCAAACTCGATGCACATCGCCCGCATCTAACAGACCAACCGGGTTCGGTTGGCGACCATGCGGTCACGGATTCGGTGAAGTGCCTGCAGCTCGGCCTGAGCGGCAGACTTGATCTCGACGAAGCGCATCGTCGGCCGCGTTACCGCCTCCGCGATTGCCGCGGCGTCGATGACGTCGTTCTTGTTCGACTTCACGTAAGGCTTTACGAACTGCGCAGGGATGATGCGAACTCGGTGTCCGAACGCCTGCAGATGGCGTGCCAGCCACTGCGATCCCGGACAGGCCTCCATGCCGATCAGCGCCGGCGCTGCAACTCTGAAGAACTGCAAGAGAGTGTCTCTCCGGAGCTTCCAGTTGCCGATGATTGCGCCGTCTGCATCGGCGCCTGCAATGTGGAAGACGTTCTTGCCGAGATCGATACCGCAGACCGCGGCGTTCGTGGGTTTGCGATGGGTCATGATCACTCCTCCTGTCTGCATCGCTATCGTCGCACTGGCGGACGGAGCGGACCATCCTATTAGCTATGAGGCCTGCCCGTCGGCGGCGGCTTGTGGATGAGGTCCGGGCGGATTGGAAGTTGTCTATCCGCCGGGCCTGTGCGACGTTCCGGATCGATACGTCGCTCTATCACTACAAGTCGAAGCGCGGCGAGCAGGCCGACCTCAAAGCCAGGATCAGCGAGATCGCCCAGACGCGGGTGCGTTATGGCTATCGGCGCGTACATGTCCTGCTGCGTCGCGAGGGCTGGGTGGTCAATCCGAAACGGATCTATCGCCTTTACAAGGAGATGGGCCTTCAGCTGCGGAACACTGAAGCGGACAGGCAATCGATCCAGTGAATCGATTGCCCGCCGAAGGCCAAGCGCCGGGTGAAGGCGAAGCTGCGAGAGGACCGGACCGATGCGACACAGGGCAACCAGGTCTAGGCGATGGACTTCGTCCATGCCAACTGGCGACGGGCCGCAAGATCCGTGTGCTCACCGTCGTCGACACCGTTTCGCGTTTCTCGCCAGTGGTCGATCCACGGTTCAGCTAGGCTCAGGACCTATTAATTTGGTTTGAGATGTGATTCACGGCTTCCGACAGGAGGCCTGGTGATGGGTGATTTGTTTCTGCTGAGCGAGCGCCAGATGGCGCGGATTTCGCCCTTCTTCCCGCTGTCGCACGGGGTGCCGCGTGTCGATGACCGCCGGGTGGTGAGCGGCATCGTCTACGTGATCCGCAACGGACTGCAGTGGAAGGACGCGCCGGCTGGCTACGGGCCGCACAAGACGCTCTACAACCGCTTCATCCGCTGGAGTTGGCTCGGCGTCTTTGACCGCATCTTCGCCGGCCTCGCCGGCGAAGGGCCTAGGCCCGAGCGCATCATGATCGACGCGACGCATCTTAAAGCCCACCGCACGGCTGCGAGCCTGCATAAAAAGGGGATGTTCCCCGTCGTATCGGGCGAACAAAAGGCGGGCTGAACTCGAAGCTTCACACGGTTTGCGACGGTGAAGGCCGGCCAATCATCCTGCTCCTGTCGGAAGGCCAGATGAGCGACCACAAAGGCGCCCGTCTCGTCCTTGGCGCATTGCCGCCGGCCGATCGCGGCTATGACCGCGCCTGGTTCCGCGAGGAACTCGAAGCACGAGGAATCGAACCGTGCATCCCGTCGAGCCGAAGCCGCAAAGTCCCGTACGCCTACGACACCGCGCTCTACCGCCAGCGCCACAAGGTCGAGAACCTATTCGCCAAGCTCAAGGACTGGCGGCGCATCGCAACCCGCTACGACCGATGCGCCCACACCCTCTTCTCGCCATCTGCATCGAAGCCGCCGTCATCTTCTGGCTTTGATCAATGAGTCCTGACCCTAGAGCGGCGAGGATGTGGTCAAGACCTTGGAACTTGCCTGTAAGACGATCGGCTATCCGACCGCGACCAAGGTCGACCAGGGCTCCGAGTTCACCTCCCGCGACCTCGACGTGCGGGCATACCAGAAGGGTGTCGAGCTCGACTTCTCGCGGCCGAGAAAGCCCACGTACCATGCATTCATCGAGTTGTTCAACGGCAAGTTCCGGGCAGAGTGTCTCAACGCCCACTGGTTCCTGAGCCTTGACGACGCCCGGGCAAGATGGAGGAATGGCGTTACAACGCGGTCCGACCCCACAGCGCGATCGGCAACAAACCGCCGGTATCGCTCATGAAAGGCTCCTCGGCGGCCGCGCCACCATGAGCTCCCACCTCGGAAGTTTCTGCTGGGGCGATTCAAAGACGGGGAGCAGCTCAGTGTCGGACTTGTCATTCAGGCAAGAACTTGAATATTGACGCTTCGACGCACGGCGCACTTGGCGCAGCCTGAGATTGATGGGCGCGCCTCCCGTTAGTTCCGTTGTTGATGCGGTGGACGGCTCTCCTCCTCCCTGCGGTATGATCGCGGGATCAGAGCTGGAGGAGCACCACGACGAGCAACATCACGGCAATCGGTCTGGATATCGCGAAGTCCGTATTTCAGGTTCACGCAGTGGATTCGGCCGGCGAGGTTGTCGTTCGCCGGAGGTTGACGCAAGGGCGTGTCCTCGCCTTCTTCGAGAGCCTGCCGCGATGCCTGGTCGGGATCGAGGCCTGCAGTTCCTCGCATTATTGGGCTCGCGAGCTGATCGCACTCGGCCATGATGTGCGGCTGCTGCCGGCATAGTACGTAAAGCCCTATCTGAAGCGACAAAAGAATGATGCAGCGGACGCAGAGGCAATCTGCGAGGTCGTGACCCGACCCACCATGCGCTTTGTGCCGGTGAATTCGCCCGAGCAGCAAAGCGTGATGATGCTGCACCGGGTCCGGTTGATGCTCGTGCAGCTGATGGCCCGGCGAACGACCAAGGTTGCAGCCGTTGCGCTCGCCAACAAGACCGCTCGGATGGTCTGGGCATTGATGACAGGCGGCGAGCGATACAGGGAGCCGATCATAGCATAGAACAAGACAAGGCGAGCGATCGCCGACGAGGTTAAAAAGGGCGGACAGAGCTGATGCACAAAGCTGGTTGATACCGCCGGATCAGGAAAACCGACTGGGGCCGTGCACTTCGAGTGCGGGCTGTCGATCGGGACCTGAGACGCGCGAATGGCATTATGGCCAGCGGCACATGAAAGGCCGCACCCACAGGCCGGCTACATGGCCGCACCAACCAGCAGATGCAAAAGGCTCCAAAATCCCTTGCAACGGAGAGCCGTCCATACACGGCTCCATTAGCACACAGCTTTCTGCGGTTCTTGACGAAGTAGTCGTCCACGAGCTCCTGGTGCCACCCATTCTGCGACTTGTAAGGGTGCACGGCGTCTGCTATCGCTCGAAACTGAACGATGCTAAGTATCCTTCACATCGATTTGCGCAAGCCAAGGTGTTCTGCGAGATTTGGAAATGAGCAAGCGTAATATGATTCAGGAGGACACGCATTTCCGCGTGCTTCGCCACCTGCAGGACAACCCTGAAATGTCACAACGGGAACTGGCGGAAGCTGTAGGGGTCAGCGTTGGTGGGATGCACTACGTTCTAAACGCACTGATCGAAAAGGGTTTCGTGAAACTTGGGAATTTTACTGCAGCAGAGGACAAGCGGCGGTATGCTTACTTGCTAACGCCCCAAGGCATTAGAGAAAAATCACTAATTACTGGCAGATTCCTTAAACGGAAATTTACGGAATACGAGGCACTGAAGGCAGAGATTGAGACGCTTCGCCACGAGCTTGGCGACGAGGTCATGCCCGAAGTTGCAGGCAAGAAATATTGATCGCCTGTTATCAGCGGAGGTTATTCCATGAATGACGGTCGAAAGCGACTTTCGATCCCTGTGGAAGGGCCGACTTTGCGGCTGAGGCTGATCGATCCGGGCGACGCTGCTTATTTGCATGGCCTGCGCACTGATCCCGCCTATAGCCGGCACCTGTCCACAGTCGAGGGGACGGTCCTGGATCAGCAGCGATGGATCGAGGCTTACAAGCATCGAGAGGCGGCCGGGCAAGAGCTCTATTTCATCATCGAACGACACGACGACACACGGTGCGGCACGGTACGGCTTTATGACATCGGGATAGAGCGCTTCACCTGGGGAAGTTGGATCCTCGACCAAAACAAGCCGCAAAAGGCGGCGGTGGAAAGTGCGTTGCTATCGTTTGGTGTGGGATTCGACGTGCTGGGTATCAGCTTGGCGCAGTTGAAAGTGCACGACCAGAACCAGCACGCGATCAGCTTCTACCGGCGCTTTGGCATGACAGAAATCTTACACTTCGGATCCGAAATACATTTCGACTATCCGCGCACCCGGTTTGAGGCGGACCGGGCCACCTATCTGGCAATCCTTCAAAACGAGCCCCGAGCATGACCGGATTTCCGACCGACGGCATTATTCCCGAAACCGCCCGAATCGACCCGACTGTCATGATCGGGCCGCGTGTAGTCCTCGCAGGTGATGGGATCGAGCTGCGTGCGGGTGTTAGGTTGGATGCCGCATGCGTTATCGGCGAAGGAATAACTGTTGGACAAGGCGCTTGGGTTCGAGCAGGCGCCGTGGTGCTGCGCTCGGTCCCCCCAAACGCGATCGTCGAGGGTAATCCGGCTCAGGTCGTAGGCTATCTCGATGGCGCCATTTCCGACCGGCGCCCGGACCCACGTCATGTCGATAGAGACATTTACAATCACCGTTCAAGACCGGCCAGCGTGCCGCTCGAAGTCGGGGACTGCGCGCTTTACTTGATGCGCAGGATCGAAGACGCCCGTGGCGCCGTAACCGTCGGCGAGATACGCAAAGAGATGCCGTTTTCTCCGGCGCGTTATTTCGCCGTTTTTAATGTGCCATCGGTCGAATTGCGGGGAGAG
The Mesorhizobium australicum genome window above contains:
- a CDS encoding VanZ family protein, with the translated sequence MRQGVIRTVLIVLFWAELVLVLYGVTIGIELQREILSITNINSGWLHVVAFLVMALTAFLIWDRTFLIVAALVLLAVLIEAAQLVIHGRTASVLDGVASSAGIVFGSVYWLLYRRLWPSAGDPNVYGDGGGQTPAITSPRDTE
- a CDS encoding sugar transferase; the protein is MNSEAAIKTHVKSPSTKARTKPAPYWLSQLLRLRFQLIGLLTVAALLPAFVRGGYTFAGMAAGNNLQTLTGVAAASVLGWFLHRRLSDFPGTLSTSYIGSAFAGSFGVTVLIYFLFRIDYSRSIFVVGFAVSIVWMYLVCILENRYKRFKLGFIPLGATGNLDDLDGVVWHRIENPAGALDGLDGIVVDLRADLDDVWERFIADAALHGVPVHHVKQIRESLTGRLEIEHLSENTLGSLNPNQVYLKVKHAADWIASALVLVVIWPLLLIVAVAIRIDSPGPALFIQERRGYRGINIKVIKFRTMRVGEIDPTDRESAKTVVADPRVTRIGRFLRVARIDELPQLFNILRGEMSLIGPRPEALPLSQWYESELPFYRYRHIVRPGISGWAQVNQGHVTEVDEVLDKLHYDFYYIKNFSLWLDLLIILKTVRTVIGGIGAR
- the galE gene encoding UDP-glucose 4-epimerase GalE, producing MKHVLVTGGAGYIGSHACKLLLQKGYVPVSFDNLVTGWTSAVKFGPFIRGDLLDRGTLDAAFAEYEPVAVMHFAALSQVGESTREPGRYWRNNVLGSLNLVEAMVESGCKQMVFSSTCAIYGDQDGVVLDEQSAQMPLSAYGASKRAVEEILRDFGVSHALRTVVFRYFNVAGADVDAEIGECHQPETHLIPVMIEVAAGAREALTIHGTDYPTPDGTCVRDYVHVMDLVDAHIKGLEWLQEGKGSRAFNLGTGTGFSVKEVIAEGKAATGHDVPHNYGPRRAGDAAALVSGSRRAAEELGWTPERSTLQQMIADAWRWYRTGGYFR
- a CDS encoding hydantoinase B/oxoprolinase family protein is translated as MGSTGRCVAWAASIAHRNDIGGKTPGSMEVDVSEIFQEGLRLSAVPLMQDGRPIGAVFDICLNVSGLSRVGCYCSHAKMRFARTVPV
- a CDS encoding MarR family EPS-associated transcriptional regulator encodes the protein MSKRNMIQEDTHFRVLRHLQDNPEMSQRELAEAVGVSVGGMHYVLNALIEKGFVKLGNFTAAEDKRRYAYLLTPQGIREKSLITGRFLKRKFTEYEALKAEIETLRHELGDEVMPEVAGKKY
- a CDS encoding GNAT family N-acetyltransferase, translating into MNDGRKRLSIPVEGPTLRLRLIDPGDAAYLHGLRTDPAYSRHLSTVEGTVLDQQRWIEAYKHREAAGQELYFIIERHDDTRCGTVRLYDIGIERFTWGSWILDQNKPQKAAVESALLSFGVGFDVLGISLAQLKVHDQNQHAISFYRRFGMTEILHFGSEIHFDYPRTRFEADRATYLAILQNEPRA
- a CDS encoding WxcM-like domain-containing protein, whose translation is MTGFPTDGIIPETARIDPTVMIGPRVVLAGDGIELRAGVRLDAACVIGEGITVGQGAWVRAGAVVLRSVPPNAIVEGNPAQVVGYLDGAISDRRPDPRHVDRDIYNHRSRPASVPLEVGDCALYLMRRIEDARGAVTVGEIRKEMPFSPARYFAVFNVPSVELRGEHAHKKCQQFLICLHGSCRVLLDDGSHRCEVTLDRPDMGVFMPEMIWGTQYRYSPDAVLLVFASRPYETDDYLRTYDEFLAARLGAK